The following are encoded in a window of Streptomyces sp. SAT1 genomic DNA:
- the gabT gene encoding 4-aminobutyrate--2-oxoglutarate transaminase yields the protein MTALEQERRVVTAIPGPKSQELQARRTAAVAQGVGSTLPVFVTRAGGGIIEDVDGNRIIDFGSGIAVTSVGASAEAVVRRASAQLADFTHTCFMVTPYESYVAVAEALAELTPGDHAKKSALFNSGAEAVENAVKIARAYTRRQAVVVFDHGYHGRTNLTMALTAKNMPYKHGFGPFAPEVYRVPVAYGYRWPTGPENAGPEAAAQAIDQISKQVGADNVAAIIIEPVLGEGGFIEPAKGFLPAIREFAAANGIVFVADEIQSGFCRTGQWFACEDEGIVPDLITTAKGIAGGLPLAAVTGRAEIMDAAHAGGLGGTYGGNPVACAGALGAIETMKELDLNARAQRIEEVMKARLGAMQEKFDVIGDVRGRGAMIAVELVKDRATKEPAAEVAAAVAKACHAEGLLVLTCGTYGNVLRFLPPLVIGEDLLNEGLDIIEQAFARI from the coding sequence ATGACCGCACTTGAGCAGGAGCGCCGCGTCGTCACCGCCATCCCCGGCCCGAAGTCGCAGGAGCTGCAGGCCCGCCGTACCGCCGCGGTCGCGCAGGGCGTGGGCTCCACGCTGCCGGTCTTCGTCACGCGCGCCGGCGGCGGCATCATCGAGGACGTCGACGGCAACCGCATCATCGACTTCGGCTCCGGTATCGCCGTGACCAGCGTCGGCGCCTCCGCCGAGGCCGTCGTACGCCGGGCCTCCGCGCAGCTCGCCGACTTCACCCACACCTGTTTCATGGTCACGCCGTACGAGAGCTACGTGGCCGTGGCCGAGGCGCTGGCCGAGCTGACGCCGGGCGACCACGCGAAGAAGTCGGCCCTGTTCAACAGCGGCGCCGAGGCCGTCGAGAACGCGGTGAAGATCGCCCGCGCCTACACCAGGCGCCAGGCGGTCGTCGTGTTCGACCACGGCTACCACGGCCGGACCAACCTGACCATGGCGCTGACCGCGAAGAACATGCCGTACAAGCACGGCTTCGGTCCCTTCGCGCCCGAGGTCTACCGCGTTCCGGTCGCCTACGGCTACCGCTGGCCGACCGGCCCGGAGAACGCGGGCCCGGAGGCCGCCGCGCAGGCCATCGACCAGATCAGCAAGCAGGTCGGCGCGGACAACGTGGCCGCGATCATCATCGAGCCGGTGCTCGGTGAGGGCGGCTTCATCGAGCCGGCCAAGGGCTTCCTCCCGGCGATCCGCGAGTTCGCCGCCGCCAACGGCATCGTGTTCGTCGCGGACGAGATCCAGTCCGGCTTCTGCCGCACCGGCCAGTGGTTCGCGTGCGAGGACGAGGGCATCGTGCCGGACCTGATCACGACCGCGAAGGGCATCGCGGGCGGCCTTCCGCTGGCCGCCGTCACCGGCCGCGCCGAGATCATGGACGCCGCGCACGCGGGCGGCCTGGGCGGCACCTACGGCGGCAACCCGGTGGCCTGCGCCGGTGCGCTCGGCGCGATCGAGACGATGAAGGAGCTGGACCTCAACGCGCGCGCGCAGCGCATCGAGGAGGTCATGAAGGCCCGGCTCGGCGCGATGCAGGAGAAGTTCGACGTGATCGGCGACGTCCGTGGCCGCGGCGCCATGATCGCCGTCGAGCTGGTCAAGGACCGCGCCACCAAGGAGCCCGCTGCGGAGGTGGCCGCGGCCGTCGCCAAGGCCTGCCACGCCGAGGGTCTGCTGGTCCTGACCTGTGGCACCTACGGCAACGTGCTGCGCTTCCTGCCCCCGCTGGTGATCGGCGAGGACCTGCTGAACGAGGGCCTCGACATCATCGAGCAGGCGTTCGCGCGCATCTGA
- a CDS encoding PucR family transcriptional regulator, with protein sequence MPPTLASLVHHSALKLTVRAGGDGLDVPVRWAHVSELADPVPYMEGGELLLITALKLDAENPEAMRRYVKRLVQAGVVGLGFAVGVNYEEIPEALVTAAEEEGLPLLEVPRRTPFLAISKAVSAAIAADQYRAVTAGFAAQRELTRQALGSGPEGLLTALAAQVDGWAALYDASGAVVAAAPEWAVRRAARLTADVERLRDRPAPASAVAGVPETEDRVELHSLGTGRRPRAALAVGTAATLGTAERYAVHSAIALLTLTTERSRSLYAAEQRVGAAVLRMLLAGQPDHARAVAGDLYGDLLDAPFRAIVAEAASASAARAHADAHARVQPAKAAPAAVPAALGTGGDPLAALAEVVEAAAARSGEAVLVVPDGERLVVLAADGGAAVTACGEYAGVLEAARAAAVPEQPAGGAAEPVVGLSAPAGPIAAAAAFKQAEQALSVARRRGRVLVEHEQLASGSVLPLLADDAVRAFADGLLRALYEHDATGRGDLVASLRAWLSRHGQWDAAAADLGVHRHTLRYRMRRVEEILGRSLDDPDVRMELWLALKATAPE encoded by the coding sequence ATGCCTCCCACGCTCGCCTCGCTCGTCCACCACTCCGCGCTCAAGCTGACCGTGCGCGCGGGCGGGGACGGCCTGGACGTGCCCGTCCGCTGGGCGCACGTCAGCGAGCTGGCCGACCCCGTGCCGTACATGGAGGGCGGCGAGCTGCTGCTGATCACCGCGCTCAAGCTGGACGCGGAGAACCCCGAGGCCATGCGCCGCTACGTGAAGCGGCTCGTCCAGGCGGGGGTGGTCGGGCTCGGCTTCGCCGTGGGTGTGAACTACGAGGAGATCCCCGAGGCGCTCGTGACGGCCGCCGAGGAGGAGGGGCTGCCCCTGCTGGAGGTGCCCCGGCGCACGCCCTTCCTCGCGATCAGCAAGGCGGTCTCCGCGGCCATCGCCGCCGACCAGTACCGCGCGGTCACGGCGGGCTTCGCCGCCCAGCGCGAACTGACGCGGCAGGCGCTCGGCTCCGGCCCCGAGGGGCTGCTCACCGCGCTGGCCGCCCAGGTCGACGGCTGGGCGGCGCTCTACGACGCCTCGGGCGCCGTCGTCGCCGCCGCACCCGAGTGGGCGGTCCGCCGGGCCGCCCGGCTCACCGCCGACGTCGAACGGCTGCGCGACAGGCCCGCGCCCGCCTCCGCCGTGGCCGGTGTGCCCGAGACCGAGGACCGCGTGGAACTGCACTCCCTGGGCACCGGGCGCCGCCCGCGCGCCGCCCTCGCCGTGGGCACCGCCGCCACCCTGGGCACCGCCGAGCGCTACGCCGTGCACTCCGCCATCGCCCTGCTGACCCTCACCACGGAACGCTCCCGCTCCCTGTACGCCGCCGAGCAGCGCGTCGGCGCGGCCGTGCTGCGGATGCTGCTCGCCGGGCAGCCCGACCACGCGCGGGCCGTCGCCGGTGACCTGTACGGCGATCTGCTGGACGCGCCGTTCCGGGCGATCGTCGCCGAGGCGGCGTCGGCGTCCGCCGCGCGGGCGCACGCCGACGCGCACGCGCGCGTGCAGCCCGCCAAGGCCGCCCCGGCCGCCGTGCCCGCCGCCCTGGGCACCGGCGGCGACCCGCTCGCGGCCCTCGCCGAGGTGGTGGAGGCCGCCGCCGCGCGCTCCGGCGAGGCGGTGCTCGTGGTGCCCGACGGGGAGCGGCTGGTGGTGCTGGCCGCCGACGGCGGCGCGGCCGTCACCGCCTGCGGGGAGTACGCGGGCGTGCTGGAGGCGGCGCGGGCCGCCGCGGTCCCCGAGCAGCCGGCCGGCGGGGCGGCCGAACCGGTCGTGGGCCTGTCCGCCCCGGCCGGACCGATCGCCGCTGCCGCCGCCTTCAAACAGGCCGAGCAGGCACTGTCCGTGGCGCGGCGGCGCGGCCGGGTCCTGGTCGAGCACGAGCAACTGGCCTCGGGCTCCGTGCTGCCGCTGCTCGCCGACGACGCGGTACGGGCGTTCGCGGACGGGCTGCTGCGCGCGCTGTACGAGCACGACGCGACCGGCCGCGGCGACCTGGTGGCCAGCCTGCGCGCCTGGCTCTCCCGGCACGGCCAGTGGGACGCGGCCGCCGCCGACCTCGGCGTCCACCGGCACACCCTGCGCTACCGCATGCGCCGCGTCGAGGAGATCCTCGGCCGCTCCCTGGACGACCCGGACGTCCGCATGGAACTCTGGCTCGCCCTCAAGGCAACAGCCCCGGAATAG